The following coding sequences are from one Pseudonocardia sp. EC080619-01 window:
- the paaD gene encoding 1,2-phenylacetyl-CoA epoxidase subunit PaaD, giving the protein MPMLTLDDLGVIRSVDETRDGVTVTITPTYSGCPAIEEMRADIARALDGAGYRVAGVRTVLSPPWSTDWISETGRRKLAEAGVAPPGRATPHAPGPVPLTLDPPSAVVRCPQCGSPATEEFSRFGPTACTALRRCTACREPFEHMKEL; this is encoded by the coding sequence ATGCCGATGCTCACTCTCGACGACCTCGGCGTGATCAGGTCGGTGGACGAGACCCGCGACGGCGTCACGGTGACGATCACCCCGACCTACTCGGGCTGCCCGGCGATCGAGGAGATGCGCGCCGACATCGCCCGCGCGCTCGACGGCGCCGGGTACCGGGTCGCCGGCGTCCGGACCGTGCTGTCCCCGCCGTGGAGCACCGACTGGATCAGCGAGACCGGCAGGCGCAAGCTCGCCGAGGCCGGCGTCGCACCGCCCGGCCGGGCCACGCCGCACGCACCGGGGCCGGTCCCCCTGACGCTGGACCCGCCGTCGGCCGTCGTGCGCTGCCCGCAGTGCGGATCACCGGCCACCGAGGAGTTCTCCCGTTTCGGCCCGACCGCGTGCACCGCACTGCGCCGGTGCACCGCCTGCCGGGAGCCGTTCGAGCACATGAAGGAGCTCTAG
- a CDS encoding enoyl-CoA hydratase/isomerase family protein → MADSEPAVLVTRDDTDPAVAVITLNRPAKYNALTVELKEALLPAITGVSADDSVRAVVITGAGKAFCVGQDLGEHAAALEKDPTTALDTVRDHYNPLVLAITGTPKPVVAAINGPCVGAGLGLALAADLRVGAAGLKFGTAFTGIGLGADSGLSASLAHAVGVSRATELLLLNEQFTAEDARNWGLLRDVVPAEEVLDSALELARKLAAGPTRAYAEVKGAIRFGAVNEMPAVLEYEADAQVRLATTTDHQGAVSAFLAKKAPTFEGR, encoded by the coding sequence ATGGCCGACTCCGAACCCGCCGTCCTCGTCACCCGCGACGACACCGACCCCGCCGTCGCGGTGATCACGCTGAACCGGCCGGCGAAGTACAACGCGCTCACCGTCGAGCTCAAGGAGGCCCTGCTCCCCGCGATCACCGGCGTGTCCGCGGACGACTCGGTCCGCGCCGTCGTCATCACCGGGGCCGGGAAGGCGTTCTGTGTCGGGCAGGACCTCGGCGAGCACGCCGCCGCGCTCGAGAAGGACCCGACGACCGCGCTCGACACCGTCCGCGACCACTACAACCCGCTCGTCCTCGCGATCACCGGGACGCCGAAGCCGGTCGTCGCGGCGATCAACGGGCCGTGCGTGGGCGCAGGGCTCGGCCTCGCGCTGGCCGCCGACCTGCGGGTGGGCGCCGCGGGGCTGAAGTTCGGCACCGCGTTCACCGGGATCGGCCTGGGCGCCGACAGCGGCCTGTCGGCGAGCCTGGCGCACGCCGTCGGCGTCTCGCGCGCGACCGAGCTGCTGCTCCTGAACGAGCAGTTCACCGCCGAGGACGCCCGGAACTGGGGCCTGCTGCGCGACGTCGTCCCGGCCGAGGAGGTGCTGGACTCGGCGCTGGAGCTGGCCCGGAAGCTGGCTGCCGGCCCGACCCGCGCCTACGCCGAGGTGAAGGGCGCCATCCGGTTCGGCGCCGTCAACGAGATGCCGGCCGTGCTGGAGTACGAGGCCGACGCCCAGGTCCGGCTGGCGACGACGACGGATCACCAGGGAGCCGTCAGCGCGTTCCTGGCGAAGAAGGCCCCCACGTTCGAGGGCCGATGA
- the paaA gene encoding 1,2-phenylacetyl-CoA epoxidase subunit PaaA has translation MTSTAPSEADLQERFDATIAADQRIEPRDWMPEAYRRTLIRQIAQHAHSEIIGMQPEGNWLLRAPSLRRKAILLAKVQDEAGHGMYLYAAAETLGVDREELTEKLIDAKQKYSSIFNYPTLSWADIGVIGWLVDGAAICNQVPLCRCSYGPYARAMIRICKEESFHQRQGYESLLALANGTEAQRAMVQEATDRWWWPSLMMFGPADGDSPNTQQSMAWGIKRHTNDELRQRFVDMSVPQAEALGVTLPDPELRWNEQRQAHDFGEPDWSEFTAVISGAGPANRQRLDHRRRAHEGGEWVREAARAYADKQAARASTGPGTGAGAGTSTEGDRA, from the coding sequence GTGACGAGCACCGCGCCATCCGAGGCGGATCTGCAGGAACGCTTCGACGCCACGATCGCGGCGGACCAGCGGATCGAGCCGCGGGACTGGATGCCCGAGGCGTATCGGAGGACGTTGATCCGCCAGATCGCCCAGCACGCGCACTCGGAGATCATCGGGATGCAGCCCGAGGGCAACTGGCTGCTGCGGGCACCGTCGTTGCGGCGCAAGGCGATCCTGCTGGCCAAGGTGCAGGACGAGGCCGGTCACGGCATGTACCTGTACGCCGCCGCGGAGACCCTCGGGGTGGACCGCGAGGAGCTGACCGAGAAGCTGATCGACGCGAAGCAGAAGTACAGCTCGATCTTCAACTACCCGACGCTGTCCTGGGCGGACATCGGGGTGATCGGCTGGCTCGTCGACGGTGCGGCGATCTGCAACCAGGTGCCGCTGTGCCGGTGCTCCTACGGGCCCTACGCGCGGGCGATGATCCGGATCTGCAAGGAGGAGTCGTTCCACCAGCGGCAGGGCTACGAGTCCCTGCTCGCGCTGGCGAACGGCACCGAGGCCCAGCGGGCGATGGTGCAGGAGGCCACGGACCGGTGGTGGTGGCCGTCGCTGATGATGTTCGGCCCGGCCGACGGCGACTCCCCCAACACGCAGCAGTCGATGGCGTGGGGGATCAAGCGCCACACCAACGACGAACTGCGGCAGCGGTTCGTGGACATGAGCGTCCCGCAGGCGGAGGCGCTGGGCGTGACGCTGCCCGATCCCGAGCTGCGGTGGAACGAGCAGCGCCAGGCGCACGACTTCGGTGAGCCGGACTGGTCGGAGTTCACGGCGGTGATCTCCGGGGCGGGGCCGGCGAACCGGCAGCGGCTGGACCACCGGCGCCGTGCCCACGAGGGCGGCGAGTGGGTCCGCGAGGCGGCCCGCGCCTACGCCGACAAGCAGGCTGCCCGGGCGAGCACCGGGCCGGGCACGGGAGCGGGCGCAGGCACGAGCACCGAGGGGGACCGGGCGTGA
- the paaC gene encoding 1,2-phenylacetyl-CoA epoxidase subunit PaaC → MSGTAHEENVYDALTESDDPRWAFGSGFEDAEADIVAPVPGGTDPADLAAYCLMLGDDALIYSHRLTEWVSNAPELEEEVALANTALDLLGQARVLLSRAGHVEGLAEGGTGRDEDALAHGREVHEFRNVALAEPSDDLDFARAIARLLVFSTWRLALLHRLQGSADPVVAAVAAKGVKEVTYHRDHAARWTLRLGDGTAESHRRMQDALVWVWPFLGELFRTSDVERRLVAAGVAVDPADTHDEVHGVLDEVIARATLTRPDVPGIGTIAGRGGRQGVHTEKLEQALVVMQSLARRHPGATW, encoded by the coding sequence GTGAGCGGGACCGCGCACGAGGAGAACGTCTACGACGCGCTGACGGAGTCCGACGACCCGCGCTGGGCGTTCGGGTCCGGGTTCGAGGACGCCGAGGCCGACATCGTCGCCCCGGTGCCCGGGGGCACCGATCCCGCCGACCTGGCCGCGTACTGCCTGATGCTCGGCGACGACGCGCTGATCTACAGCCACCGGCTCACCGAGTGGGTCTCGAACGCCCCCGAGCTCGAGGAGGAGGTCGCGCTCGCCAACACCGCGCTCGACCTGCTCGGCCAGGCCCGGGTGCTGCTGTCCCGCGCCGGGCACGTCGAGGGCCTCGCCGAGGGCGGCACCGGCCGCGACGAGGACGCGCTCGCCCACGGGCGCGAGGTGCACGAGTTCCGCAACGTCGCGCTGGCCGAGCCCTCCGACGACCTCGACTTCGCCCGCGCGATCGCCCGGCTGCTGGTCTTCTCCACCTGGCGTCTGGCCCTGCTGCACCGCCTGCAGGGCTCGGCCGACCCGGTGGTGGCCGCCGTCGCCGCGAAGGGCGTCAAGGAGGTCACCTACCACCGCGACCACGCGGCCCGCTGGACGCTGCGCCTGGGTGACGGCACCGCCGAGTCGCACCGGCGGATGCAGGACGCGCTGGTGTGGGTCTGGCCGTTCCTGGGCGAGCTGTTCCGCACGTCCGACGTCGAACGGCGGCTGGTCGCCGCGGGCGTCGCCGTCGACCCGGCGGACACCCACGACGAGGTCCACGGGGTCCTCGACGAGGTGATCGCCCGGGCGACGCTGACCCGCCCCGACGTGCCCGGGATCGGCACCATCGCCGGCCGCGGCGGCCGCCAGGGCGTGCACACCGAGAAGCTGGAACAGGCACTCGTCGTCATGCAGAGCCTGGCCCGCAGGCACCCGGGGGCGACGTGGTGA
- a CDS encoding phosphoribosylanthranilate isomerase: MFVKVCGLRTAEDVRVAVGAGADAIGFVLHPPSPRYVDPGTARDLVGQVPPGVLSVVVVADYTAADAARATREIGADVLQLHGRYTAGDFAVAAAEPVRLWRATSLDQRPDLRVGAFGEEVLLLDSPVAGSGETWAAEAMEHRPDGPWLLAGGLDPDNVGDAVRRVRPWGVDVSSGVEATRGVKDHGRIAAFVAAARAADRPAGRV, from the coding sequence GTGTTCGTGAAGGTGTGCGGCCTGCGTACCGCCGAGGACGTCCGGGTCGCGGTCGGGGCCGGGGCCGACGCGATCGGGTTCGTGCTGCACCCGCCGAGCCCGCGCTACGTCGATCCCGGGACCGCGCGCGACCTCGTCGGCCAGGTGCCGCCGGGGGTGCTGTCGGTGGTCGTCGTGGCCGACTACACCGCCGCCGACGCCGCCCGCGCCACCCGGGAGATCGGCGCCGACGTGCTCCAGCTGCACGGCCGCTACACCGCCGGGGACTTCGCCGTCGCCGCCGCGGAGCCGGTCCGGCTCTGGCGGGCAACCTCCCTGGACCAGCGTCCCGACCTGCGGGTCGGCGCCTTCGGCGAGGAGGTCCTGCTGCTGGACTCGCCGGTCGCCGGTTCCGGCGAGACCTGGGCGGCCGAGGCGATGGAGCACCGTCCGGACGGGCCGTGGCTGCTCGCGGGCGGTCTCGACCCGGACAACGTCGGCGACGCCGTCCGGCGGGTCCGGCCCTGGGGCGTCGACGTCTCCAGCGGCGTCGAGGCGACCCGCGGGGTGAAGGACCACGGCCGGATCGCGGCGTTCGTCGCCGCGGCACGGGCCGCGGACCGGCCCGCCGGCCGGGTCTGA
- the paaE gene encoding 1,2-phenylacetyl-CoA epoxidase subunit PaaE gives MSEQRRTAAWQARANRASGRTTLALDDEIEALLAGTGEPGADALPAGFHRLVVSGVDRLCDDAVAVTFDVPGDLRAHYAFRPGQYLTLRRRTDDGEERRSYSICSPAGSAPRVGVRRVDGGLFSEWLVDRVEPGDVVEVGPPGGSFTPDLDAGTHHGLIAAGSGITPVLSIAASLLAAHPDTRVTLLYGNRRTDTVMFTEEIADLKNAHGPRLHLLHVLSREPTEAEIVNGRLDAGRIRTLLTALVDTADVDEWWLCGPLGMTEDAVAVLGELGTDRRRVHRELFYVDEPPPEVHRAEDDAAAGDGTGSEVTVVLNGRSTTLALPRGETVLDAAQKVRGDLPFACKGGVCGTCRAKVTDGEVDMRRNFALEDDEVAAGFVLTCQSRPVSGRATIDYDV, from the coding sequence ATGAGCGAGCAGCGCCGCACCGCCGCCTGGCAGGCACGGGCGAACCGGGCGTCCGGCCGCACCACGCTCGCACTCGACGACGAGATCGAGGCGCTGCTGGCCGGTACCGGCGAGCCCGGTGCGGACGCCCTCCCGGCCGGGTTCCACCGGCTCGTCGTGTCCGGTGTGGACCGCCTGTGCGACGACGCCGTCGCCGTCACCTTCGACGTGCCCGGCGACCTGCGCGCGCACTACGCCTTCCGGCCCGGCCAGTACCTCACCCTGCGCCGCCGCACCGACGACGGCGAGGAGCGCCGCTCGTACTCGATCTGCTCCCCCGCGGGCTCCGCGCCGCGGGTCGGCGTGCGCCGGGTCGACGGCGGGCTGTTCTCCGAGTGGCTGGTCGACCGGGTCGAGCCCGGCGACGTCGTCGAGGTCGGCCCGCCCGGCGGCTCCTTCACCCCCGACCTGGACGCCGGCACCCACCACGGGCTGATCGCCGCCGGTTCGGGCATCACACCGGTGCTGTCGATCGCCGCGTCGCTGCTGGCCGCGCACCCCGACACCCGGGTCACGCTGCTCTACGGCAACCGCCGGACCGACACGGTCATGTTCACCGAGGAGATCGCCGACCTCAAGAACGCCCACGGCCCGCGGCTGCACCTGCTGCACGTGCTGTCCCGCGAACCCACCGAGGCCGAGATCGTCAACGGCCGCCTCGACGCGGGACGGATCCGGACGCTGCTCACCGCACTCGTCGACACCGCCGACGTCGACGAGTGGTGGCTGTGCGGACCGCTCGGCATGACCGAGGACGCCGTCGCGGTCCTGGGTGAGCTCGGCACCGACCGCCGGCGGGTGCACCGCGAGCTGTTCTACGTCGACGAGCCGCCGCCCGAGGTGCACCGCGCCGAGGACGACGCGGCAGCCGGGGACGGGACCGGCAGCGAGGTCACCGTCGTCCTCAACGGACGGTCGACCACGCTGGCGCTGCCGCGCGGCGAGACCGTGCTGGACGCGGCCCAGAAGGTGCGGGGCGACCTGCCCTTCGCCTGCAAGGGCGGGGTCTGCGGCACGTGCCGGGCGAAGGTCACCGACGGCGAGGTCGACATGCGACGCAACTTCGCCCTGGAGGACGACGAGGTCGCGGCCGGGTTCGTCCTGACGTGCCAGAGCCGGCCGGTGTCCGGACGGGCCACGATCGACTACGACGTCTGA
- a CDS encoding endonuclease domain-containing protein, with product MDVTRPFFGAAAVAAGLVTRKQLRGPRFRALFRDVFLSADVALTYLVRCEAAALAVGALEDRRARVHTGGATALAAWSAAEMLGADCAPRSVPVEVMVPKGHRRNREGLRPMHAAVLPDEIVYGVPIPLPGRRRRFVPGRTVVTTSALRTAFDLARREPRLDAVIALDALSRVGGFAPQEVLGVHARHPGSRGVARLAGLVALASPLAESPMETRVRLALHDHGVRPPVLQHPVGTYRIDLAYPDLLLGIEYDGGHHLDPWQAREDLARQAFLTAQGWTVLRPDASEVIRYPDRVAGTVRHHLLRLAG from the coding sequence ATGGATGTGACACGACCCTTCTTCGGGGCGGCGGCCGTCGCTGCGGGCCTCGTGACCCGTAAGCAACTCCGCGGGCCGCGTTTCCGGGCGCTGTTCCGGGACGTCTTCCTGTCCGCGGACGTCGCACTCACGTACCTGGTGCGCTGTGAGGCTGCGGCGCTCGCCGTGGGTGCCCTGGAGGACCGCCGGGCACGGGTGCACACCGGCGGTGCGACCGCCCTCGCGGCCTGGTCGGCCGCCGAGATGCTGGGCGCCGACTGCGCGCCCCGCTCCGTACCGGTCGAGGTGATGGTGCCGAAGGGGCACCGCCGCAACCGGGAGGGCCTGCGCCCGATGCATGCCGCGGTGCTGCCGGACGAGATCGTGTACGGGGTTCCGATCCCGCTGCCGGGGCGGCGGCGCCGGTTCGTTCCCGGCCGGACGGTGGTCACGACGTCGGCGCTGCGCACCGCGTTCGACCTCGCGCGGCGCGAGCCACGGCTCGACGCGGTGATCGCGCTCGACGCGCTCTCCCGGGTCGGTGGCTTCGCACCGCAGGAGGTGCTCGGCGTGCACGCTCGGCATCCCGGGAGCCGGGGTGTCGCGCGCCTCGCCGGGCTCGTCGCCCTGGCGAGCCCGCTCGCGGAGTCCCCGATGGAGACACGGGTCCGGCTCGCCCTGCACGACCACGGCGTCCGTCCTCCGGTGCTGCAACATCCGGTCGGGACGTACCGGATCGACCTCGCGTACCCGGATCTCCTCCTCGGCATCGAGTACGACGGCGGTCACCACCTCGACCCGTGGCAGGCGCGTGAGGACCTGGCACGGCAGGCGTTCCTGACCGCGCAGGGCTGGACCGTCCTCCGGCCCGACGCGAGCGAGGTGATCCGCTACCCCGATCGCGTCGCCGGCACGGTCCGGCACCACCTGCTCCGGCTCGCCGGCTGA
- a CDS encoding TetR/AcrR family transcriptional regulator has translation MSAAPAKRARRPSGGRDQLLETAVGEFIARGYDATSMEDLSRAAGITKSSFYHHFAGKEALLRAALERAVDGLFGVLDLPAAQEGTPAGRLRVIVAEQVRVLMTELPYVTLLLRVRGNTETERWALERRRAFDTAITTLVRDAVDAGEVRSDVDPALAARLLSGVVNSIVEWYRPDRPATATLPEDAVRATFEGIVPTP, from the coding sequence ATGAGCGCCGCGCCGGCGAAGCGGGCCCGCCGACCCTCCGGCGGGCGGGACCAGCTGCTCGAGACCGCGGTCGGCGAGTTCATCGCCCGCGGCTACGACGCGACGTCGATGGAGGACCTGTCCCGCGCCGCGGGGATCACCAAGTCGTCCTTCTACCACCACTTCGCCGGCAAGGAGGCGCTGCTGCGCGCCGCCCTCGAACGGGCCGTGGACGGCCTGTTCGGCGTCCTCGACCTGCCCGCCGCCCAGGAGGGCACCCCCGCCGGACGGCTCCGGGTGATCGTCGCCGAGCAGGTCCGGGTGCTCATGACCGAGCTCCCCTACGTGACGCTGCTGCTGCGGGTGCGCGGCAACACCGAGACCGAGCGCTGGGCGCTGGAGCGGCGGCGCGCGTTCGACACGGCGATCACGACCCTCGTCCGCGACGCCGTCGACGCCGGCGAGGTCCGCTCCGACGTGGACCCCGCACTGGCCGCCCGGCTGCTCTCGGGCGTCGTGAACTCGATCGTCGAGTGGTACCGCCCGGACCGCCCCGCCACGGCAACCCTCCCGGAAGACGCGGTGAGAGCAACCTTCGAGGGCATAGTCCCCACCCCCTGA
- the paaZ gene encoding phenylacetic acid degradation bifunctional protein PaaZ, protein MTLLRSHLAGTWQTGTGEGRPLHDAVTGEEVARISADGLDLGAALDFGRRTGGPALRELTFHQRAALLKALGQHLREHREELYAVSAQTGATLGDSKFDVDGGIGVLLAYASKAKRELPNDTVVVEGDVEPLGRGGTFLGQHVLTPLRGVTVQVNAFNFPVWGPLEKLAPAFLAGVPTLIKPASPTAFLTAKLVELVVDSGLLPTGAVQFVAGGLGDCFEHLTGQDVVSFTGSASTAQTLRSHPAIVRNAVRFSAEADSLNLAALGPDAGPGTDEFDLFVKALTTEMTVKAGQKCTAIRRAFVPSAHLDAVVEAASARLATVVVGAPGAEGVRMGALASLDQREEVRRSVKALRDAGRIVSGDPDHVEVTGADADRGAFVSPLLLVGDPDRAEPHEVEAFGPVATVLPYDTTDRLVEYAARGQGSLAGSVVSADPAFVREVVLGIAPFHGRVHVLNARDAGESTGHGSPPPQLVHGGPGRAGGGEEMGGIRGVLHHMQRTAVQADPDSLAAITGRWVTGAQRHESDVHPFRRHLEELRPGDCLVAGPRRVTREDVEHFAEFTGDTFYAHMDEAAAAANPLFGQRVAHGYLVVSLAAGLFVDPDPGPVLANFGVDGLRFLTPVRFDDELTVTLTCKQLTPRESAGYGEVRWDADVTRQDGESVARYDVLTLVAKKDS, encoded by the coding sequence ATGACCCTGCTCCGCAGCCATCTCGCGGGTACCTGGCAGACCGGGACCGGTGAGGGGCGCCCGCTGCACGACGCGGTGACCGGCGAGGAGGTCGCGCGGATCTCCGCCGACGGCCTCGATCTCGGCGCCGCACTCGACTTCGGCCGCCGGACCGGCGGCCCGGCGCTGCGGGAACTCACGTTCCACCAGCGCGCCGCGTTGCTCAAGGCGCTCGGGCAGCACCTGCGCGAGCACCGCGAGGAGCTCTATGCGGTCTCGGCGCAGACCGGTGCGACGCTCGGCGACTCGAAGTTCGACGTCGACGGCGGCATCGGCGTGCTGCTCGCCTACGCCTCGAAGGCCAAGCGCGAACTGCCCAACGACACCGTGGTCGTCGAGGGCGACGTCGAGCCCCTGGGGCGCGGCGGCACGTTCCTCGGCCAGCACGTCCTCACCCCGCTCCGTGGCGTGACGGTGCAGGTCAACGCGTTCAACTTCCCCGTATGGGGCCCGCTGGAGAAGCTCGCCCCCGCCTTCCTGGCCGGGGTCCCCACGCTGATCAAGCCGGCGTCGCCCACGGCGTTCCTCACCGCGAAGCTCGTCGAGCTGGTCGTGGACTCGGGCCTGCTGCCCACCGGCGCCGTCCAGTTCGTCGCGGGCGGGCTGGGGGACTGCTTCGAGCACCTGACCGGGCAGGACGTCGTGTCCTTCACCGGCTCGGCCTCGACCGCGCAGACCCTGCGGTCGCACCCGGCGATCGTCCGCAACGCCGTCCGGTTCTCCGCCGAGGCCGACTCCCTGAACCTCGCCGCGCTCGGCCCCGACGCGGGCCCGGGCACCGACGAGTTCGACCTGTTCGTGAAGGCCCTGACCACCGAGATGACGGTCAAGGCCGGGCAGAAGTGCACCGCGATCCGGCGCGCGTTCGTCCCCAGCGCCCACCTCGACGCCGTCGTCGAGGCCGCATCGGCGCGGCTCGCGACGGTCGTCGTCGGCGCGCCCGGCGCCGAGGGTGTCCGGATGGGCGCGCTCGCGAGCCTCGACCAGCGCGAGGAGGTCCGGCGCAGCGTGAAGGCCCTGCGCGACGCCGGCCGGATCGTGTCCGGCGACCCCGACCACGTCGAGGTGACCGGCGCCGACGCCGACCGCGGCGCATTCGTGTCCCCGCTGCTGCTCGTCGGCGACCCCGACCGCGCCGAGCCGCACGAGGTGGAGGCGTTCGGCCCGGTCGCGACCGTCCTGCCCTACGACACCACCGACCGGCTCGTCGAGTACGCCGCGCGCGGGCAGGGCTCGCTGGCCGGCTCGGTCGTCTCCGCCGACCCGGCGTTCGTCCGCGAGGTCGTGCTCGGCATCGCGCCGTTCCACGGCCGCGTGCACGTGCTCAACGCCCGCGACGCCGGCGAGTCCACCGGCCACGGGTCCCCGCCGCCGCAGCTGGTCCACGGCGGTCCCGGCCGGGCCGGCGGCGGCGAGGAGATGGGCGGGATCCGCGGGGTCCTGCACCACATGCAGCGCACCGCGGTCCAGGCCGACCCGGACTCGCTCGCCGCGATCACCGGCCGCTGGGTCACCGGCGCGCAGCGCCACGAGTCCGACGTGCACCCCTTCCGCAGGCACCTCGAGGAGCTCCGTCCCGGCGACTGCCTGGTCGCGGGCCCGCGCCGGGTCACCCGCGAGGACGTCGAGCACTTCGCCGAGTTCACCGGCGACACGTTCTACGCCCACATGGACGAGGCGGCCGCCGCGGCGAACCCGCTGTTCGGGCAGCGTGTCGCGCACGGCTACCTCGTCGTCTCGCTGGCCGCCGGCCTGTTCGTCGATCCGGACCCCGGCCCGGTGCTGGCCAACTTCGGCGTCGACGGGCTGCGTTTCCTCACGCCCGTCCGCTTCGACGACGAGCTCACCGTGACCCTGACCTGCAAGCAGCTCACCCCGCGCGAGTCCGCCGGGTACGGCGAGGTCCGGTGGGACGCCGACGTCACCCGCCAGGACGGCGAGTCCGTCGCCCGCTACGACGTCCTCACCCTCGTCGCGAAGAAGGACTCATGA
- the paaB gene encoding 1,2-phenylacetyl-CoA epoxidase subunit PaaB has product MIPSDDSTGSTDSTEVTAEGGHGAVPTTGVETGAGVAPSRRAWPLYEVFVRGKRGLNHVHVGSLHAADDEMALHNARDVYTRRNEGVSIWVVRADAIAASSPDEKDPFFAPSADKVYRHPTFYAIPEEVPHL; this is encoded by the coding sequence GTGATCCCGAGCGACGACAGCACCGGCAGCACAGACAGCACCGAGGTGACCGCGGAGGGCGGGCACGGCGCCGTCCCCACCACCGGGGTCGAGACGGGCGCCGGGGTGGCGCCGTCGCGGCGGGCCTGGCCGCTCTACGAGGTGTTCGTGCGCGGCAAGCGCGGCCTCAACCACGTCCACGTCGGTTCCCTGCACGCCGCCGACGACGAGATGGCGCTGCACAACGCGCGCGACGTCTACACGCGTCGCAACGAGGGCGTCAGCATCTGGGTGGTGCGCGCCGACGCGATCGCCGCGTCCAGCCCGGACGAGAAGGACCCGTTCTTCGCGCCCAGCGCCGACAAGGTCTACCGGCACCCGACGTTCTACGCGATCCCGGAGGAGGTGCCGCACCTGTGA
- a CDS encoding PH domain-containing protein — MGFLDGVMGNASRVDPQAAAHEFGRLLAQGEQIHAAYQLLRDSFLFTDRRLIMVDKQGMTGRKVEYHSIPYRAITHFSVETAGTFDLDAELKIWLSGSPAPIQKQFGKGVDVYEVQALLSSFVAR, encoded by the coding sequence ATGGGATTCCTCGACGGTGTCATGGGCAACGCGTCCCGGGTCGATCCGCAGGCGGCGGCGCACGAGTTCGGGCGGCTGCTCGCGCAGGGCGAGCAGATCCACGCCGCGTACCAGCTGCTGCGGGACTCGTTCCTCTTCACCGACCGGCGACTGATCATGGTCGACAAGCAGGGCATGACCGGTCGCAAGGTCGAGTACCACTCGATCCCCTACAGGGCGATCACGCACTTCTCCGTGGAGACGGCGGGGACGTTCGACCTGGACGCGGAGCTGAAGATCTGGCTGTCCGGGAGCCCGGCGCCGATCCAGAAGCAGTTCGGCAAGGGTGTCGACGTCTACGAGGTGCAGGCGCTGCTGAGCAGCTTCGTCGCGCGCTGA